Proteins encoded together in one Marinobacter sp. Arc7-DN-1 window:
- the dinB gene encoding DNA polymerase IV encodes MPQRKIIHVDCDCFYAAVEMRDDPSLRDVPLAVGGDGGRGVVTTCNYRARAFGVRSAMPGSEARRLCPGLVTVPPDMGRYRAVSQQVMAILRELTDLVEPLSLDEAFLDVSDVSDYKGSATLMARHLRERVFRDVGITISAGVAPNKFLAKIASDWEKPDGLFVIRPDDVEGFVQGLPVEKLFGVGQVTASKLHALGIQTCGDMQALGADVLIERFGKQGYRLHEMAHGRDERAVVVSRIAKSVSVERTFSQDLPDMAACETVMASLVADLNLRLSRKARRKPIHKLFIKIRYSDFSTHTLERVREQVREPALEDYLPLLAELVTNRERPVRLLGLGVRFRNDDAPVTQLRLFD; translated from the coding sequence ATGCCACAACGCAAGATCATCCATGTGGATTGTGACTGCTTCTATGCGGCGGTGGAGATGCGGGACGATCCCAGCCTCCGGGATGTGCCGCTGGCAGTAGGTGGCGATGGGGGCCGGGGCGTGGTGACCACCTGCAACTACAGGGCACGTGCCTTCGGGGTTCGCTCGGCGATGCCGGGTAGCGAGGCGCGGCGGCTTTGCCCCGGGCTGGTGACGGTGCCGCCGGATATGGGCCGGTACCGGGCGGTATCACAGCAGGTGATGGCTATCCTGCGGGAGCTGACGGACCTGGTGGAGCCTCTTTCGCTGGATGAAGCGTTCCTCGATGTCTCCGATGTATCCGATTACAAGGGCAGCGCCACACTGATGGCCCGCCATCTTCGGGAGCGGGTTTTCCGGGACGTCGGTATCACCATTTCCGCCGGCGTCGCCCCCAACAAGTTTCTTGCCAAGATTGCCAGTGACTGGGAAAAGCCCGACGGACTGTTTGTTATCCGCCCGGACGATGTCGAGGGCTTCGTGCAGGGGCTGCCGGTTGAGAAGCTGTTCGGGGTGGGGCAGGTAACTGCCTCGAAACTGCACGCGCTCGGTATTCAGACCTGCGGTGATATGCAGGCACTCGGGGCGGATGTGTTAATCGAGCGGTTCGGTAAACAGGGTTACCGTCTCCATGAAATGGCCCATGGCCGGGATGAGCGGGCAGTGGTGGTGTCGCGGATTGCCAAGTCGGTCAGCGTGGAGCGAACCTTTTCCCAGGATTTGCCGGATATGGCGGCCTGCGAGACTGTTATGGCCTCTCTGGTAGCCGACCTCAATCTGCGGCTATCCCGCAAGGCGCGTCGGAAACCGATCCACAAACTCTTCATCAAGATCCGCTACAGTGATTTCTCAACCCACACTCTGGAGCGGGTCCGGGAGCAGGTCCGGGAGCCCGCCCTGGAAGATTACCTGCCGCTGCTTGCGGAGCTGGTCACCAATCGGGAAAGGCCGGTGCGGCTGCTGGGGCTGGGCGTGCGTTTTCGCAATGATGACGCCCCTGTTACGCAGTTGCGCCTGTTCGACTAG
- a CDS encoding DUF1244 domain-containing protein encodes MSNPIPEAERTEIEAAAFRRLVSHLRENTGVQNIDMMNLAGFCRNCLSKWYRAEADERGFEISDPQAREEIYGMPYEDWKALYQKGPKQEHK; translated from the coding sequence ATGAGCAACCCGATTCCTGAAGCAGAACGCACCGAAATTGAAGCAGCCGCCTTTCGCCGACTGGTCAGCCACCTGCGTGAGAACACCGGTGTGCAGAATATCGACATGATGAACCTGGCGGGTTTCTGTCGAAACTGCCTGTCCAAGTGGTATCGGGCGGAGGCGGATGAGCGGGGGTTCGAGATTTCCGATCCGCAAGCCCGGGAAGAAATCTATGGCATGCCCTACGAGGACTGGAAAGCCCTCTACCAAAAAGGCCCCAAGCAGGAACACAAATAA
- a CDS encoding methyl-accepting chemotaxis protein, protein MKNLTIQTRVLLLALVPVILLTAFLTSYNLNQASDIGEEAVAGFSTDMEASKRQELKNYLELARTSIAHLYNQPGSADDPEVREQAWDILRQLRFDDSGSAGYFFAYDTRGVNVMHGVNQSLEGRNLWDFQDPNGTYLIRELVKVARSGGGYVPYGWKNSDTGEVAPKLGYAEMLPKWGIMIGTGFWIDGLESQVAAMDAQVGDSLADAVIGSVTTSLIALAVIVLLALIVVRSIIRPLKSAVSAMNDIASGDGDLTRRLDVSGKDELGQLATAFNSFADQVHGLVERVLSSTRTLNEATADLTQVMSEAERGVDRQKSESDQVATAMNEMTAAAQEVANNASEASEAADRANGQVCDAQGLVHQAIGVIGGLSEQVEEGVQVIEQLGADSRRIDSVLEVIREIADQTNLLALNAAIEAARAGDAGRGFAVVADEVRTLARRTQQSTQEIQDMIERLQSGAGNAVKLIGSISERSEATVEETRQVNEALQRIGQAVATITDMNTQIASAAEEQTSVSEAINQNVHEIVAITEQTSQGTRRAGDATQRLRNLASDMSDQVSRYRV, encoded by the coding sequence ATGAAAAACCTGACTATCCAGACCCGGGTGCTGTTACTGGCTCTTGTGCCGGTTATCCTGCTCACCGCGTTTCTTACCAGCTACAACCTGAACCAGGCCAGCGATATTGGCGAAGAAGCCGTTGCCGGTTTCTCCACGGACATGGAAGCAAGCAAGCGCCAGGAGCTGAAGAATTACCTGGAGTTGGCCAGGACGTCCATCGCGCATTTGTACAATCAGCCAGGTTCGGCCGATGATCCGGAAGTACGCGAGCAGGCCTGGGACATCCTGCGCCAGCTCCGTTTCGACGATTCCGGAAGCGCCGGCTATTTCTTTGCCTACGACACCCGCGGCGTTAACGTGATGCATGGTGTCAATCAGTCTCTGGAGGGCAGGAACCTATGGGATTTCCAGGATCCCAATGGCACCTACCTGATTCGTGAGCTGGTAAAGGTTGCCCGTAGCGGTGGCGGTTACGTTCCCTACGGCTGGAAAAACAGTGACACCGGTGAGGTGGCGCCCAAGCTGGGCTACGCGGAAATGCTTCCGAAGTGGGGAATCATGATCGGGACCGGGTTCTGGATCGACGGTCTGGAGAGTCAGGTGGCCGCGATGGACGCCCAGGTGGGGGATTCCCTTGCCGACGCCGTGATCGGTTCGGTTACCACGTCCCTGATTGCCCTGGCGGTCATAGTGCTTCTGGCCCTGATTGTGGTGCGCAGCATTATCCGGCCGCTGAAATCCGCCGTATCGGCGATGAACGATATTGCCAGCGGTGATGGTGACCTGACCCGTCGACTCGATGTCTCCGGCAAGGACGAGCTCGGCCAGCTGGCAACGGCATTCAACAGCTTCGCTGACCAGGTGCATGGGCTGGTTGAGCGCGTGCTGTCATCAACCCGGACACTGAACGAAGCCACGGCTGATCTTACCCAGGTCATGAGCGAAGCCGAGCGGGGCGTTGATCGCCAGAAATCCGAGAGTGACCAGGTGGCAACGGCCATGAACGAAATGACCGCCGCCGCCCAGGAGGTGGCGAATAATGCCAGTGAGGCGTCCGAGGCTGCTGATCGTGCCAACGGGCAGGTCTGTGATGCCCAGGGCCTGGTGCATCAGGCCATTGGCGTTATTGGCGGGCTTTCGGAACAGGTGGAAGAAGGTGTTCAGGTGATTGAACAACTGGGTGCCGATTCCCGCCGGATTGACAGCGTGCTGGAGGTCATCCGCGAAATCGCCGACCAGACCAACCTGTTGGCACTGAATGCCGCCATCGAGGCGGCCCGGGCCGGTGATGCCGGTCGTGGCTTTGCGGTTGTAGCGGATGAAGTGCGCACCCTGGCCCGTCGTACTCAGCAGAGCACCCAGGAAATTCAGGACATGATCGAACGTCTCCAGTCCGGCGCGGGCAATGCCGTGAAACTGATCGGTTCAATCAGCGAACGTAGTGAAGCAACCGTTGAGGAAACCCGTCAGGTCAACGAAGCCCTGCAGCGCATCGGCCAGGCGGTGGCCACCATCACGGATATGAATACCCAGATTGCCAGTGCAGCCGAAGAGCAGACCAGTGTTTCTGAAGCCATCAATCAGAATGTCCACGAGATTGTTGCGATCACCGAGCAGACCTCTCAGGGCACCCGGCGAGCGGGCGATGCTACCCAGCGCCTGAGGAACCTGGCTTCCGACATGTCGGATCAGGTGAGCCGTTATCGGGTATGA
- the minE gene encoding cell division topological specificity factor MinE, giving the protein MSFLDYFKGKKSNNTASVAKERLQIIVAHERGQRDQPDYLPQLQQELLAVIRKYVQISDDMVQVEVDRNESCSVLELNVTLPER; this is encoded by the coding sequence ATGAGTTTCCTGGATTACTTCAAAGGCAAAAAAAGCAATAACACGGCCAGTGTGGCCAAAGAACGGCTCCAGATCATCGTCGCCCATGAACGCGGCCAGCGTGACCAGCCGGATTACCTGCCCCAACTGCAACAGGAACTGCTCGCGGTCATCCGCAAGTACGTTCAGATCAGTGACGACATGGTACAGGTGGAAGTCGACCGCAATGAAAGCTGTTCAGTCCTGGAGCTGAACGTCACACTTCCCGAACGATAA
- a CDS encoding phosphatase PAP2 family protein yields MPLTSKASRFFELADQREVAFCQSINRVVHFPAALGYFRLVSRLGDGWFWYTLILSFPFIHPESGLGLALLMALTGLSCTISYKLLKRWLIRERPFISFPAINCGTPPLDRYSFPSGHTLHAACFQVMLTVAEPALALLVLPFTVSVAASRVVLGLHYPSDVAAGALIGGLMGYAAMIWLYPDFARLFTGSA; encoded by the coding sequence ATGCCATTAACAAGCAAAGCGTCTCGCTTCTTTGAACTGGCAGACCAGCGGGAAGTCGCTTTCTGCCAGTCCATCAACCGTGTCGTTCATTTCCCGGCAGCCCTGGGCTACTTCCGCCTGGTCAGCCGGCTCGGGGACGGCTGGTTCTGGTACACCCTGATTCTGTCCTTCCCCTTTATCCATCCGGAATCCGGACTCGGCCTGGCCCTGCTCATGGCGCTGACCGGGCTCAGCTGCACTATCAGCTACAAGCTGTTGAAGCGCTGGCTTATTCGGGAACGCCCCTTTATCTCCTTTCCGGCCATCAACTGCGGCACACCACCACTGGACCGCTACAGCTTCCCCTCCGGCCACACCCTCCACGCCGCCTGCTTTCAGGTTATGCTGACCGTGGCCGAACCGGCGCTCGCGCTTCTGGTTCTTCCATTTACCGTCAGCGTTGCCGCCTCTCGGGTGGTTCTCGGGCTACACTACCCCAGCGACGTCGCCGCAGGCGCGCTCATTGGCGGCCTGATGGGTTATGCTGCGATGATCTGGCTGTACCCGGACTTCGCCAGGCTTTTCACAGGATCTGCCTGA
- the minC gene encoding septum site-determining protein MinC, with protein MSDTATSGVKQGFQLKSASVSMTALELYYFDDGEFEEVLRDKISQAPGFFKDIPLIISLEKYQGLDSELDFFKIIGTCRRNHIHVIGVRGGNEDQRRLARGAALALLPGSGQRDRSHETDQPAAPEAETAAAQAPSAGAGDPPPARIISQPVRSGQQIHAPEGDLVILAPVQAGAEVLAAGNIHVYGPLRGRALAGIHGAESARIFCQSLEAELVSIAGHYKISEDLQDNGWKSAVQIQLRDDLLVVTPLDKA; from the coding sequence ATGAGCGATACCGCCACCTCCGGGGTAAAACAGGGTTTTCAGCTAAAAAGCGCCAGCGTGTCCATGACAGCCCTGGAGCTCTACTACTTTGACGACGGCGAGTTCGAAGAGGTCCTGCGGGACAAGATCAGCCAGGCACCCGGGTTCTTCAAGGATATTCCGCTGATCATCAGCCTGGAAAAGTACCAGGGGCTGGACAGTGAACTCGACTTCTTCAAGATTATTGGCACCTGCCGGCGCAACCACATCCACGTTATCGGCGTCCGGGGCGGTAATGAAGACCAGCGCCGCCTGGCCCGTGGAGCGGCCCTGGCACTCCTGCCCGGCAGCGGCCAGCGGGACCGGAGCCACGAAACCGATCAGCCCGCCGCTCCGGAAGCGGAGACAGCGGCTGCTCAGGCGCCTTCGGCCGGCGCTGGTGATCCGCCCCCTGCCCGCATCATCAGCCAGCCCGTTCGCTCCGGCCAGCAAATCCACGCCCCGGAAGGCGACCTGGTGATTCTGGCGCCGGTCCAGGCCGGGGCCGAAGTGCTTGCGGCAGGCAATATTCATGTCTACGGCCCCTTGAGGGGCCGGGCACTGGCAGGCATCCACGGGGCGGAGTCCGCGCGGATATTCTGTCAATCCCTGGAGGCAGAGCTTGTGTCCATTGCGGGACACTATAAAATCTCTGAAGATCTCCAGGACAATGGCTGGAAAAGCGCTGTGCAGATCCAGCTCAGGGACGACCTGCTGGTGGTGACGCCACTGGACAAGGCCTGA
- a CDS encoding DUF2804 domain-containing protein yields MTIKKLINGKGQVVPGVLDEPVDEINYLDYDLRTVMDRPRSRLARRWRFNQFQFVSAMGPGWVFGLAVVDLRLLGNGFFYLYDFETGQMMEQTFLQPLARETRIEPFPEHGMASFGKGDVAMRILPFAGGRNVSVSAPGGIRIELTLKEDQDPLRLVCPAGYNGWVFTRKSAGLPVEGEVRWDHRIWRCDRDTRGSIDWSCGFMRRETAWNWACLAGRLQDGRSVGLNLAAGVNETGMTENALWLDGKCHKLGAAQFRFDRYQPGSDWRVATEDGSVDLHFAPAGVRKEKLNALVLASNFRQYVGTFNGTVTDEAGTRIPVRGLRGLMEDHFARW; encoded by the coding sequence ATGACAATAAAAAAACTGATCAATGGTAAGGGGCAGGTTGTTCCCGGTGTTCTGGATGAGCCGGTAGACGAGATCAACTACCTGGATTACGACCTGCGCACGGTGATGGACCGTCCCCGATCCCGCCTGGCCCGGCGCTGGCGGTTTAACCAGTTCCAGTTTGTCAGCGCGATGGGTCCCGGGTGGGTGTTTGGCCTGGCGGTGGTGGATCTGAGGCTGCTTGGAAACGGCTTTTTCTATCTCTACGACTTCGAGACCGGCCAGATGATGGAGCAGACGTTTCTGCAGCCCCTGGCCCGTGAAACCCGCATCGAGCCCTTTCCTGAGCATGGTATGGCCTCTTTTGGCAAGGGCGACGTTGCCATGCGTATTCTCCCGTTTGCGGGAGGTCGCAATGTTTCGGTGTCTGCCCCCGGGGGAATCCGCATCGAACTGACCCTGAAGGAGGACCAGGACCCTCTCCGTCTGGTTTGCCCGGCGGGCTACAACGGCTGGGTGTTTACCCGCAAATCCGCAGGTTTACCGGTGGAGGGGGAAGTGCGCTGGGATCACAGGATCTGGCGTTGTGATAGGGATACCCGGGGGTCGATTGACTGGAGCTGCGGTTTTATGCGCCGGGAAACCGCCTGGAACTGGGCTTGCCTGGCCGGCCGTTTACAGGATGGCCGGTCCGTTGGTCTGAATCTGGCCGCTGGCGTGAATGAAACCGGTATGACAGAAAATGCGCTCTGGCTGGATGGCAAGTGCCACAAACTGGGCGCCGCGCAATTCCGTTTCGACCGTTACCAGCCGGGCAGTGACTGGCGCGTGGCCACGGAGGATGGCAGTGTAGATCTGCACTTCGCTCCGGCCGGTGTGCGTAAGGAGAAGCTGAATGCCCTGGTGCTGGCATCCAACTTTCGCCAGTACGTTGGCACGTTTAATGGAACGGTGACCGATGAGGCGGGCACCCGAATTCCCGTGAGGGGCTTACGGGGACTGATGGAGGATCATTTTGCCCGGTGGTAG
- a CDS encoding PhoH family protein produces MPRAPQARRKMYVLDTNVLIHDPNALLNFEEHDVILPMTVLEELDSLKSGKQAVAADCRQAIRNIDKLLGDASPKEIEKGVPIVRGKKAEPLGSLSILMSTEHTGNHSLPEHLNDNKIINTLAALQDRHKSRDIILVSKDINMRLKARGFGVEAQDYHNDQLLDDIDLLPKGYREFPNSFWDTIEKVETVQREGTTEHILKREGELAKLKINEFVVDELGFVGKVVDLTDTQVIIKDLHQHDLLNEEVWGLVPRDIYQAMALNLLLDPDIHLVNLTGSAGSGKTILALAACIEMTVASKLYKRIIATRSTQGLDEDIGFLPGTEAEKMEPWLGAIVDNLEALHEDDENMTASVDYILSKVPLHFKSMNYIRGRSFQHSLIIIDESQNLTPHQIKTIITRAGNGSKVICLGNLAQIDTPYLSALSSGLTYMTERFKDFRHGGHIHLQGVPRSVLAEFAESNL; encoded by the coding sequence ATGCCCAGAGCACCGCAAGCTCGCCGGAAGATGTACGTCCTCGACACCAACGTCCTGATTCACGACCCGAACGCCCTCCTGAACTTTGAAGAACACGATGTCATCCTCCCGATGACGGTCCTTGAAGAACTCGACAGCCTCAAATCCGGCAAACAGGCCGTGGCCGCCGACTGCCGCCAGGCCATCCGTAACATCGACAAACTGCTGGGCGATGCCAGCCCGAAGGAGATCGAGAAAGGCGTTCCCATCGTGCGGGGCAAAAAGGCCGAGCCCTTGGGCAGCCTGTCGATCCTGATGAGCACAGAGCACACGGGCAACCACTCCCTCCCGGAGCACCTCAACGACAACAAGATCATCAATACCCTGGCGGCACTGCAGGACCGGCACAAATCCCGGGACATCATCCTGGTGTCCAAGGACATCAATATGCGCCTCAAGGCGCGGGGTTTCGGGGTCGAAGCCCAGGACTACCACAACGACCAGCTTCTGGACGACATTGACCTGCTGCCCAAAGGGTACCGGGAGTTTCCCAACTCGTTCTGGGACACCATCGAAAAGGTGGAAACCGTCCAGCGGGAAGGCACGACGGAACATATCCTGAAGCGGGAAGGGGAACTGGCCAAGCTGAAGATCAACGAGTTTGTGGTGGATGAACTGGGCTTTGTCGGCAAGGTGGTAGACCTCACGGACACCCAGGTCATCATTAAGGACCTGCATCAGCATGATCTTCTGAACGAGGAGGTCTGGGGTCTGGTGCCTCGGGATATCTACCAGGCCATGGCCCTGAACCTGCTCCTGGACCCCGATATCCATCTGGTGAATCTCACCGGCTCCGCCGGTTCCGGTAAAACCATCCTGGCCCTGGCCGCCTGCATCGAGATGACCGTGGCCAGCAAACTGTACAAACGGATTATTGCCACCCGCTCCACCCAGGGGCTGGACGAGGATATCGGCTTCCTGCCCGGCACCGAGGCCGAGAAAATGGAGCCCTGGCTGGGCGCCATCGTCGACAATCTGGAAGCGCTGCACGAAGACGACGAGAACATGACCGCCAGCGTAGATTACATCCTCAGTAAGGTGCCCCTGCACTTCAAGTCGATGAACTACATCCGCGGCCGGAGCTTCCAGCACAGTCTGATCATCATCGACGAATCCCAGAACCTGACGCCGCACCAGATCAAGACCATCATTACCCGCGCCGGCAACGGCTCAAAGGTAATCTGCCTTGGCAACCTGGCACAGATCGACACACCCTACCTCAGCGCCCTGAGCTCTGGCCTCACCTACATGACGGAACGCTTCAAGGATTTCCGCCACGGCGGCCACATTCACCTGCAGGGCGTTCCCCGTTCGGTACTGGCGGAATTTGCCGAATCCAACCTCTGA
- a CDS encoding START domain-containing protein encodes MRKTRAHRITGWASVISGLVCALLVSALAAATARAELPAEDDEAWTLRKEADHIRIYTIDQPDSSFKAFKAVGVLDAPIENLMAVMINPGSCVEWVHNCTESYGFGKGDFHDRYAYSVNDMPWPVTDRDYVLHIRTRGDETSGEIVMDLNATPNQRAESSSRVRVDRSDTLYRFTPEGDKTRMVWVQHTDPNGSLPGWLVNALLVDIPLRSMEELERVANLDRYQSYRLVYDENGKLAGVSRSEP; translated from the coding sequence ATGAGAAAGACCAGAGCCCATCGCATTACGGGCTGGGCCTCTGTCATCAGCGGGCTTGTCTGTGCATTACTGGTATCGGCCCTGGCGGCCGCCACTGCCCGGGCAGAACTGCCGGCCGAGGATGACGAGGCATGGACGCTACGCAAGGAAGCAGACCACATCCGTATCTATACCATTGATCAGCCAGACTCCAGCTTCAAGGCCTTCAAGGCCGTTGGCGTACTTGATGCCCCTATCGAAAACCTGATGGCGGTGATGATCAACCCCGGCTCCTGCGTTGAGTGGGTTCACAACTGCACCGAATCCTATGGCTTTGGCAAGGGCGACTTCCACGACCGGTATGCCTATTCAGTAAATGATATGCCCTGGCCCGTCACCGACCGGGACTATGTGCTGCACATCCGGACCCGGGGTGATGAGACCTCCGGTGAAATTGTCATGGATCTGAACGCCACCCCGAACCAGCGCGCGGAGAGCAGCAGCCGGGTCAGGGTTGACCGCTCTGACACCCTGTACCGGTTTACTCCGGAGGGCGACAAGACCCGGATGGTCTGGGTTCAGCATACCGACCCCAACGGTTCGCTGCCCGGCTGGCTGGTGAATGCTCTGCTGGTGGATATCCCCCTGCGGTCCATGGAGGAACTGGAGCGGGTCGCCAACCTGGATAGGTACCAGAGCTATCGGCTGGTCTACGACGAAAACGGCAAGCTTGCCGGAGTGAGCCGGTCAGAGCCCTGA
- a CDS encoding CBS domain-containing protein: MTVLAFEIMTPSIKAVPQSWTMDRLARFLTDNEITGSPVTDGDGEIVGIATLKDITEFRWNATRSDADRHLTPEEHQEARRLRMVLFEEMGKVPVEVRDIMTPIVLSVDETTPVRDIANIMMREHLHRIFVTRDAKITGIITTYDMLKVISDEELTQRCARND; encoded by the coding sequence ATGACCGTTCTCGCTTTTGAGATAATGACACCCAGCATCAAAGCCGTTCCGCAATCCTGGACCATGGACCGGCTTGCCCGCTTTCTCACCGACAACGAAATAACCGGCAGCCCCGTGACGGACGGCGATGGCGAGATCGTGGGCATTGCCACCCTGAAGGACATCACCGAGTTCCGCTGGAATGCCACGCGCTCCGACGCTGACCGGCACCTGACGCCCGAGGAGCATCAGGAAGCGCGGCGCCTGCGCATGGTTCTCTTTGAAGAAATGGGCAAGGTGCCGGTGGAAGTCCGGGATATCATGACCCCTATCGTTTTATCGGTTGACGAGACGACGCCGGTGCGCGACATTGCGAATATCATGATGCGTGAACACCTGCACCGGATCTTTGTCACCAGGGATGCGAAAATTACCGGCATCATAACCACTTACGATATGCTGAAAGTGATCTCGGATGAGGAACTCACGCAACGCTGCGCCCGTAACGACTGA
- the minD gene encoding septum site-determining protein MinD, with amino-acid sequence MARIIVVTSGKGGVGKTTTSASISTGLARRGHKTVVIDFDVGLRNLDLIMNCERRVVYDFVNVIQGEASLNQALIRDKRVNTLYILPASQTREKEALTKEGVEKIINELSETFDYIVCDSPAGIEHGAMMALYYADEAVVVTNPEVSSVRDSDRILGILQSKSRRAEMSQDPVKEHLLLTRYNPSRVERGEMLSVADVEEILAIPLLGVIPESQIVLNASNQGVPVILEEDSDAGQAYEDAVARLLGEDREHRFMTAQKKGFFSRMFKGG; translated from the coding sequence TTGGCTAGAATCATTGTCGTTACCTCAGGAAAGGGCGGCGTTGGCAAAACCACCACCAGCGCCTCAATCAGCACCGGCCTTGCCAGACGAGGCCACAAAACCGTCGTTATTGATTTCGACGTGGGCCTGCGCAACCTTGACCTGATCATGAACTGCGAGCGCCGCGTCGTGTACGATTTTGTCAACGTCATTCAGGGCGAGGCGTCCCTCAATCAGGCACTGATCCGGGATAAACGGGTCAACACGCTATATATCCTCCCGGCGTCCCAGACCCGGGAAAAAGAAGCCCTGACCAAGGAAGGCGTCGAAAAAATCATTAACGAGCTGTCCGAGACGTTTGACTACATCGTCTGTGATTCTCCGGCCGGCATCGAGCACGGCGCCATGATGGCCCTGTACTATGCCGACGAGGCCGTGGTGGTCACCAACCCGGAAGTGTCTTCGGTCCGGGATTCGGATCGCATTCTGGGCATTCTGCAGAGCAAATCCCGACGGGCCGAAATGAGTCAGGACCCGGTGAAAGAACACCTGCTGCTCACCCGCTACAACCCCTCCCGGGTAGAAAGGGGCGAGATGCTGTCGGTGGCCGATGTCGAGGAAATTCTCGCCATCCCGCTACTGGGTGTTATCCCGGAGAGCCAGATTGTACTGAACGCGTCCAACCAGGGCGTGCCGGTTATTCTGGAAGAGGACAGCGACGCGGGCCAGGCCTATGAAGATGCGGTAGCACGCCTGCTGGGTGAGGACCGGGAGCACCGTTTCATGACCGCCCAGAAAAAGGGTTTCTTCTCACGGATGTTCAAGGGAGGCTAA
- a CDS encoding HopJ type III effector protein, with translation MTIKDAVRIHLASLDAGHANFEDSLALIEQHFEYQPCGFRNGPLVNAEGENAGSCRIFALGQYCNLSEVDTLKLFAQHYQQVLDDPAGEGHGNIRQFISTGWSGIRFEGVPLRQRPNPTDNMTREETPS, from the coding sequence ATGACCATAAAAGATGCCGTGAGGATCCATCTGGCATCCCTGGACGCTGGCCATGCCAACTTCGAAGATTCCCTGGCCCTGATTGAACAGCACTTTGAGTATCAGCCCTGTGGGTTCCGGAACGGCCCTCTGGTCAACGCGGAAGGCGAAAACGCCGGCTCCTGCCGGATCTTTGCCCTTGGCCAGTACTGCAACCTGAGTGAAGTTGACACACTCAAACTGTTTGCCCAGCACTATCAACAGGTTCTGGACGACCCGGCCGGCGAGGGCCACGGCAACATCCGCCAGTTTATCAGCACCGGATGGTCCGGCATCCGATTCGAAGGCGTGCCACTTCGGCAGCGCCCGAACCCAACCGATAACATGACCAGGGAAGAGACTCCTTCATGA